In Rhizobium sp. WSM4643, the following are encoded in one genomic region:
- a CDS encoding transcriptional regulator produces the protein MDSLPDLLRAARCLLGYTQTGIEDLFKLKSRSVYTLEAGRYKLTPRFAYLLKEKYEEEGVEFTDAGSDFGQGIRWRVPGRKDPYRRAMLPAARGLANLSQAQLAKIADVDQKFIARLELDDFEAVSRVKLDRLEAALKARNIEFTAETTSFGAGVRWITSSGKPQEPLDS, from the coding sequence ATGGACAGCCTTCCAGACCTCCTCAGAGCTGCGCGTTGCCTGTTGGGATATACCCAAACTGGCATCGAAGACCTGTTCAAACTGAAGTCCCGGTCGGTCTACACCCTCGAAGCAGGGCGGTATAAGCTCACGCCGCGCTTCGCCTACCTCCTGAAAGAGAAATACGAGGAAGAAGGCGTCGAATTCACTGATGCGGGCAGTGACTTCGGTCAGGGTATCAGGTGGCGAGTACCAGGTAGGAAAGACCCTTACAGGAGAGCGATGCTACCTGCGGCAAGAGGCTTGGCCAATCTATCACAAGCGCAGCTGGCGAAGATCGCCGACGTAGACCAAAAGTTCATCGCCCGGCTCGAACTCGACGATTTTGAGGCCGTAAGTCGAGTGAAACTGGACCGGTTGGAAGCTGCTTTAAAAGCTCGGAATATCGAGTTTACTGCTGAGACCACGTCGTTTGGCGCTGGAGTACGTTGGATCACTTCTAGCGGCAAGCCGCAGGAACCGCTCGACTCTTGA